A single genomic interval of Feifania hominis harbors:
- a CDS encoding glycoside hydrolase family 3 protein — protein sequence MIDLRGKPFYLSDDDIAWVEKTRDGMSLNEKIGQLFCLNLKDGKSEFLDEVYEVMQPGGCMFRAMPLAAAVHLTNELNRRSKLPLLISANLEKGGAGIVTEGTVYGSEMEVAATDDVEFARRLGEVCGAEGAAVGANWTFSPVIDIDANFRNPITNTRTFGSDPERVKKMSVAYVEEIQKHGVAATIKHFPGDGRDERDQHLLTSVNDCTCEEWDATYGAVYQACIDAGAKAVMAAQIMLPAYSKKLRPELRDEEILPGSLSEELLNDLLRKKLGFNGLIVTDDSVMVGFMAPMPRSTAVPLSIANGVDMFLFVKNLKEDYQYMLDGVKNGILCVERLDEAVTRILALKASQGLHRRPPEHRVSLEEAEKTVGCERFVSWARECADRSVTLVKEEPGVLPISPEKYKRVLFCSLEETGGSGLYTVKSVCGDVIARLEHEGFLVTPFTEKIGEGDHAPTCASITENFDLIIYCANIATKSNQTTVRIEWAQPRGANCPRFISSVPTIFISLENPYHLIDVPRVRTFINTYSSNPYAVDALMEKLLGRSPFRGISPVDPFCGKWDTRLS from the coding sequence ATGATTGACCTGAGAGGAAAGCCCTTCTATCTCAGCGACGACGACATCGCCTGGGTGGAGAAGACCCGGGACGGGATGTCATTGAACGAAAAGATCGGGCAGCTCTTCTGTCTGAATCTCAAAGATGGCAAAAGCGAGTTTCTGGATGAGGTGTACGAAGTCATGCAGCCCGGCGGCTGTATGTTCCGAGCGATGCCCCTTGCCGCCGCGGTCCATCTGACCAATGAGCTCAACCGGCGCAGCAAACTTCCCCTGCTGATTTCGGCCAACCTGGAAAAGGGCGGCGCCGGCATCGTCACCGAGGGGACGGTCTACGGCTCCGAGATGGAGGTCGCCGCCACCGACGATGTGGAGTTTGCCCGGCGGCTGGGAGAGGTGTGCGGCGCGGAGGGCGCTGCGGTGGGCGCAAACTGGACGTTCTCCCCGGTCATCGACATCGACGCCAACTTCCGCAATCCCATCACAAATACCAGAACGTTCGGCTCCGACCCTGAGAGAGTCAAGAAGATGAGCGTGGCATACGTCGAGGAGATTCAAAAGCACGGCGTCGCGGCCACCATCAAGCACTTCCCGGGCGACGGGCGGGACGAGCGGGACCAGCATCTGCTCACCAGCGTCAACGACTGCACCTGCGAAGAGTGGGACGCCACATACGGCGCGGTCTATCAGGCCTGTATCGACGCCGGCGCAAAGGCTGTCATGGCCGCGCAGATCATGCTGCCGGCCTACTCAAAGAAGCTGCGCCCCGAGCTTCGCGATGAGGAGATTCTTCCCGGCAGTCTCTCAGAGGAGCTTTTAAACGACTTGCTTCGCAAGAAACTGGGCTTCAACGGCCTGATTGTGACCGACGACTCGGTTATGGTTGGCTTTATGGCGCCCATGCCCCGCAGCACTGCCGTGCCCCTGTCCATTGCAAACGGCGTCGACATGTTCCTGTTTGTCAAAAACCTGAAAGAGGACTACCAGTACATGCTGGACGGCGTAAAAAACGGCATTCTCTGCGTGGAGCGGCTGGACGAGGCTGTGACCAGAATCCTCGCTCTGAAAGCCTCCCAGGGGCTTCACAGGCGCCCCCCGGAGCACCGTGTCAGCCTGGAGGAGGCAGAAAAGACGGTTGGGTGCGAGCGCTTTGTCTCCTGGGCGAGGGAGTGCGCGGACCGGTCCGTCACACTGGTCAAAGAGGAGCCGGGCGTACTGCCCATCTCCCCTGAAAAATACAAACGGGTGCTGTTTTGCAGCCTGGAGGAGACCGGCGGCTCCGGCCTGTACACGGTCAAGTCGGTCTGTGGCGATGTGATAGCCAGACTTGAACACGAGGGCTTTCTGGTGACCCCGTTTACCGAGAAGATCGGCGAGGGCGATCACGCGCCCACCTGCGCCAGTATCACAGAGAACTTTGATCTGATTATCTACTGCGCCAACATTGCCACCAAGAGCAACCAGACCACGGTCCGCATTGAGTGGGCACAGCCCAGGGGAGCCAATTGTCCGCGCTTCATCAGCTCGGTTCCCACCATCTTCATCTCTCTGGAAAACCCCTATCATCTCATCGACGTGCCTCGCGTCAGGACTTTTATCAACACCTACAGTTCAAATCCGTACGCGGTGGACGCCCTGATGGAAAAGCTTCTCGGGCGCTCGCCGTTTCGGGGAATCAGCCCGGTGGACCCTTTCTGCGGAAAGTGGGACACCCGGCTGAGCTGA
- a CDS encoding U32 family peptidase: MEILSPAGSMQALRAAVRAGADAVYFGGSLYNARQYAKNFGPDELREAVDYCHQNGVRVNLTVNTLYTDRELPGVLDYVRFLCDAGVDALIVQDLGLLSLLRRMAPGLPLHASTQMTIHNREGVETAARLGASRVVLAREVPLCDLETICADAPAEIELFVHGALCYSYSGGCYMSAVIGRRSGNRGRCAGPCRLPWRFAGSAGELLSLRDLSLAQHLPELARLGVTTLKIEGRMKRPEYVSSVTRVYRDAVAQNRPVSREEMKLLADIFSRSGFTDGYFTGRTGPAMLGMRREDDEAHYRRLLAMERSHPGRGRARAPIEKPAYTMAAEPPEPPRSVPVRQRALYGQFRSVRQLPQNLNLLALAALPLEEFAAHPDAAARIARAGCIPAVTLPRIWFDSERAAVVRLLTRLRGAGVTHAFVHNLGQIETARELGFIPIGDFALNLFNSSALEAAHGLGLAGATVSAELSLPQIRDLKKPLPCGLFAYGRLPLMVSENCLGKNAARCDGRRCRLPDTLTDRRRERFPVLREFGCRNLICNSKILYLADKPEQLQKLGLAFLLLHFTTEDEARCREVLASYADGHRPPPADFTRGLTQKGVE; this comes from the coding sequence GTGGAAATTCTCTCCCCCGCGGGCTCGATGCAGGCGCTGCGCGCCGCTGTGCGCGCCGGCGCCGACGCCGTCTACTTCGGCGGCAGTCTCTACAACGCCCGCCAATACGCCAAAAACTTCGGCCCCGACGAGCTGCGCGAGGCGGTGGACTACTGCCACCAAAACGGGGTGCGGGTCAACCTGACCGTCAACACCCTCTACACCGACCGGGAGCTGCCCGGGGTGCTCGACTATGTGCGCTTTCTCTGCGACGCGGGGGTGGACGCTCTCATCGTGCAGGATCTGGGGCTTCTCTCCCTGCTGCGGCGCATGGCGCCCGGTCTGCCGCTGCACGCCTCCACCCAGATGACCATTCACAACCGCGAGGGGGTCGAGACCGCCGCCCGCCTCGGCGCGAGCCGGGTCGTGCTCGCGCGTGAGGTTCCGCTTTGCGACCTTGAGACCATCTGTGCCGACGCGCCCGCCGAGATTGAGCTCTTCGTGCACGGGGCGCTTTGCTACAGCTACTCCGGCGGCTGCTATATGAGCGCCGTCATCGGCCGGCGCAGCGGCAACCGCGGGCGGTGCGCCGGGCCCTGCCGGCTGCCCTGGCGCTTTGCGGGCAGCGCGGGCGAGCTTCTGTCGCTGCGCGATCTGTCTCTGGCGCAGCATCTGCCCGAGCTTGCGCGCCTCGGCGTGACCACTCTCAAAATCGAGGGGCGCATGAAACGCCCCGAATACGTCTCGAGCGTGACCCGCGTCTACCGCGACGCGGTGGCGCAGAACCGCCCGGTCTCGCGCGAGGAGATGAAGCTACTCGCCGACATCTTCAGCCGCAGTGGCTTCACCGACGGCTACTTCACCGGCAGGACCGGCCCCGCCATGCTCGGCATGCGCCGGGAGGACGACGAGGCCCACTACCGGCGGCTGCTCGCCATGGAGCGAAGCCACCCCGGCCGCGGCCGGGCGCGCGCGCCGATTGAAAAGCCGGCGTACACGATGGCGGCCGAGCCGCCCGAGCCGCCGCGCAGCGTCCCCGTTCGGCAGCGCGCGCTCTACGGGCAGTTCCGCTCGGTGCGCCAGCTACCGCAGAATCTGAATCTTCTCGCCCTCGCGGCGCTGCCGCTTGAGGAGTTTGCCGCCCACCCCGACGCCGCCGCGCGCATCGCGCGCGCGGGCTGCATCCCGGCGGTGACTCTGCCGCGCATCTGGTTTGACTCCGAGCGGGCGGCGGTTGTGCGGCTGCTCACGCGGCTTCGCGGGGCGGGCGTGACCCACGCCTTTGTCCACAACCTCGGCCAGATCGAGACGGCGCGCGAGCTCGGCTTTATTCCCATCGGCGACTTTGCGCTCAATCTCTTCAACAGCTCTGCCCTCGAGGCGGCGCACGGGCTCGGCCTCGCCGGGGCCACCGTCTCGGCGGAGCTCTCCCTGCCGCAGATCCGCGATCTGAAAAAGCCGCTGCCCTGCGGGCTGTTCGCCTACGGGCGGCTGCCGCTGATGGTCAGCGAGAACTGCCTCGGGAAAAACGCCGCCCGGTGCGACGGGCGGCGCTGCCGGCTGCCTGACACGCTCACCGACCGGCGGCGCGAGCGCTTCCCGGTGCTGCGCGAGTTCGGCTGCCGGAATCTCATCTGCAACTCCAAGATCCTGTATCTTGCGGACAAGCCCGAGCAGCTCCAAAAGCTCGGCCTTGCCTTTCTGCTTTTGCACTTCACCACCGAGGACGAGGCCCGCTGCCGCGAAGTCCTCGCAAGCTACGCGGACGGCCACCGGCCGCCGCCGGCCGACTTCACGCGCGGGCTCACCCAGAAAGGTGTCGAATAG
- a CDS encoding SMI1/KNR4 family protein, which translates to MELLIQTVKAYMSHCKYTPVYLCPAVQLNRYAYREVNDMLNAWSFLDTCAPAILKESSFTMPELLYSKFYWFTTYKETLEKHTAPNRALSHDQNRIFEEILALEKDAVDLPLLQAIDQHKPWLSAALSRALEPESKISLIIRDIDELMEQCGYESVKLYETQGRLGMRLYAMPTAFYNRYRFLDTCAADILRLSGHTRADILYSKYYWCFGYAYSAAGLQNAPALPKDTASAIIGELTDVCGRDVDWTLLRAVQEGRPWLSTTLSRSLDYGVQDGWYRLPGGGGAPATDGQIDALEQQIGFPFPESYRHFLKGTNGGSFALYDTRPVRLREIDRLVSPSMLYGVAPGNGTTDLLYQNKICLRTDYVIIGRCFEEGYLAFRRSEPDGVYYWDQSRRFSPAGEAYLIAGDFPGFFDWLFY; encoded by the coding sequence GTGGAGCTGCTCATTCAGACTGTCAAAGCCTATATGTCTCACTGTAAGTACACGCCGGTCTACCTCTGCCCGGCGGTCCAGTTGAACCGGTACGCCTACCGCGAGGTCAACGACATGCTCAATGCCTGGTCCTTTTTGGACACCTGCGCGCCGGCTATTCTCAAAGAGTCGTCCTTTACGATGCCGGAGCTTCTCTACAGCAAATTCTACTGGTTTACCACCTACAAAGAGACGCTGGAAAAGCACACCGCGCCGAACCGGGCGCTCAGCCACGATCAAAACCGGATCTTTGAGGAGATTTTGGCGTTGGAAAAAGACGCCGTCGATCTGCCGCTGCTGCAGGCCATCGACCAGCACAAGCCCTGGCTGAGCGCTGCGCTGTCGAGGGCTCTCGAGCCGGAGAGCAAAATTTCCCTCATCATCCGCGACATCGACGAGCTGATGGAACAGTGCGGCTATGAGTCTGTCAAGCTGTACGAGACGCAGGGGCGTCTGGGGATGCGTCTATATGCAATGCCCACCGCTTTCTACAACAGATACCGCTTTCTTGACACCTGTGCGGCGGACATCCTGCGCCTGAGCGGCCACACAAGGGCGGACATTCTCTACAGCAAATACTACTGGTGTTTCGGCTATGCCTACAGTGCCGCGGGGCTACAGAACGCCCCCGCCCTGCCGAAAGACACTGCTTCCGCCATCATCGGCGAGCTGACAGATGTCTGCGGCCGCGATGTGGACTGGACTCTTCTTCGGGCCGTGCAGGAGGGCAGGCCGTGGCTGAGCACCACGCTGTCCCGCTCGCTCGACTACGGCGTGCAAGACGGCTGGTACCGTCTGCCCGGGGGCGGCGGCGCCCCGGCCACCGACGGGCAGATCGACGCGCTCGAGCAGCAGATTGGCTTTCCCTTCCCCGAGAGCTACCGGCACTTTCTCAAGGGCACAAACGGCGGCAGCTTTGCGCTCTACGACACCCGGCCCGTGCGCCTCAGAGAGATTGACCGGCTCGTCTCGCCGTCCATGCTTTACGGCGTCGCGCCGGGCAACGGGACGACCGACCTGCTGTACCAGAACAAGATCTGCCTGCGCACGGACTATGTTATCATCGGCCGGTGCTTCGAGGAGGGCTATCTCGCCTTTCGGCGCAGCGAGCCCGACGGCGTCTACTACTGGGACCAGAGCCGCCGTTTTTCGCCGGCGGGCGAGGCCTATCTCATCGCCGGTGACTTTCCCGGCTTTTTTGACTGGCTCTTCTACTGA
- a CDS encoding HNH endonuclease — MPYDADETIVYNHDRKRWEFLGTGREANVPGYVTPPPAKEENHFFSAGEITKRAADFKAGNESARSGAETNTQTRNSSGTGKTTTKSGAGKTVNPNAYTNSGRAQIKFDPGSAGRAGKTAAKQFSSLPVNSGNLTHPGAAQTQFSTGSTGRTVEAVTQQPLNLLTNAVNLAAGSGQAQKPDTAQLSETSTPAGTAGTANQSSTAGTSQSKWPLYQGRPNYGDMSTDYMETYKPGVSYGTMSTDYAETYRPPNTYGTMSTDYAETFKGFSEGYTGSSSYSETLKTLEEISQYYYGLSSEAVHQLDAAQALWDSGQLSDEELEAYRQKADSAIERAEHWNSELKSYRKNGRTSSPATYTPERTYGTMSTDYAETFGVPLSEYQNGVSSTDTLLQLEGLSRGASQVYAELLHQQDAVYQAYLAGHISLQEYNEFNEKLERAANDDSLWNNTLKSYKPAFEREYDEAYRLIYGDVSKNANVIDDYTRLIDDKAYDLFFKKYESTNDAVAAIEAFVDSMLPWLPRGEIQKRLNELLEKNPEAFSTGAFAGDVVYNILVNRGVGKLINLSGAMKAADKIKNTYWRNAVKTALNLGGQQAADAVIDTPVIIINGMAEGKTSQQIIAEVGEQAFYSLIWNLTTMGGEEVLNNLGLRTELPADYDHTDGKYFGKVNNLEQLELSYQGTVKEYGTSSPEFDAITKEYLEKKEWFKRQAARQATAESGAKADSKNPQNSTGSSGNITIPDTARNITQTDLSKSTLSAKPSYSPNPKKWLNSGGKIHIDGETWIYTNTDGISVSYVNGYPDFKSAGLVVDEFPVEEFKGYTSDRKNFITEKGVYDTFKYRLHHVEDGHTLQLIERKIHEQFTHKGGMSIKKRGGAK, encoded by the coding sequence ATGCCCTATGACGCAGACGAGACCATCGTCTACAACCACGACAGAAAGCGCTGGGAGTTCCTCGGCACCGGCCGGGAAGCAAACGTTCCGGGTTATGTGACCCCACCGCCCGCAAAGGAGGAGAATCACTTCTTCAGCGCCGGAGAAATCACAAAGCGTGCCGCTGACTTTAAGGCCGGAAATGAGTCGGCCCGAAGCGGCGCCGAGACGAACACGCAAACCCGGAACAGCTCGGGGACAGGCAAGACAACCACAAAGAGCGGCGCCGGCAAAACCGTGAATCCCAATGCCTACACGAATTCGGGCAGAGCGCAGATCAAATTTGATCCCGGTTCGGCCGGCCGGGCGGGAAAGACGGCTGCAAAGCAGTTCTCAAGCCTGCCTGTGAATTCCGGAAATCTCACTCACCCGGGCGCTGCGCAGACGCAATTCAGCACCGGCTCTACCGGCCGGACGGTCGAGGCAGTCACGCAGCAGCCGCTCAACCTGCTGACGAATGCTGTCAATCTTGCGGCCGGCAGCGGGCAGGCACAGAAGCCCGACACTGCCCAGTTGTCCGAGACATCCACCCCGGCCGGTACGGCCGGCACAGCCAACCAGAGCAGCACGGCCGGGACTTCCCAATCCAAGTGGCCGCTCTACCAGGGGCGGCCAAACTACGGCGATATGTCGACCGACTATATGGAGACTTACAAGCCCGGAGTCTCATATGGCACCATGTCAACCGACTACGCCGAGACCTACCGCCCGCCCAATACCTACGGCACCATGTCAACTGACTACGCCGAGACGTTCAAAGGCTTCTCAGAGGGCTATACAGGCAGCAGTTCATACAGCGAAACGTTAAAAACTCTTGAGGAGATCAGCCAGTACTATTACGGCCTCTCCTCAGAGGCCGTACACCAGCTCGATGCCGCGCAGGCTCTGTGGGATTCGGGCCAGCTGTCCGACGAGGAGTTGGAAGCGTACCGACAAAAAGCGGACAGCGCCATTGAGCGCGCCGAACACTGGAATTCCGAGTTAAAGAGCTATCGCAAAAATGGTCGCACCAGCTCGCCCGCCACCTATACCCCGGAGCGCACCTATGGCACCATGTCGACCGACTACGCCGAGACGTTCGGCGTGCCGCTCAGCGAGTACCAGAACGGTGTCTCCTCCACCGATACACTGCTTCAGCTGGAGGGGCTCAGTCGGGGTGCCTCGCAAGTCTACGCGGAGCTACTCCATCAACAGGATGCTGTATACCAAGCATATTTGGCCGGTCATATTTCGTTGCAAGAATATAATGAGTTTAACGAGAAGTTGGAAAGAGCCGCGAACGACGATTCTTTATGGAACAATACACTTAAAAGCTACAAACCAGCATTTGAGAGGGAGTACGACGAAGCCTATCGGCTTATCTACGGCGATGTCTCAAAAAACGCCAACGTCATTGATGACTATACCAGACTGATTGATGACAAGGCTTATGACCTCTTCTTTAAGAAGTATGAGTCGACCAATGATGCGGTGGCCGCGATCGAGGCTTTCGTCGACAGCATGCTCCCCTGGCTGCCACGCGGCGAGATACAGAAGCGCCTCAATGAACTGCTCGAGAAAAACCCAGAGGCATTCTCCACGGGTGCTTTTGCCGGAGATGTTGTCTATAACATCCTTGTCAACCGCGGCGTCGGCAAATTGATCAATCTCAGCGGTGCTATGAAAGCCGCCGATAAAATCAAAAACACCTATTGGAGAAACGCTGTGAAAACCGCCCTCAACCTCGGAGGACAGCAGGCGGCCGACGCGGTTATTGACACACCTGTCATTATCATCAATGGAATGGCAGAAGGCAAAACATCGCAGCAGATTATCGCTGAGGTCGGCGAGCAGGCATTTTACTCACTGATCTGGAATCTTACTACCATGGGTGGCGAGGAAGTTCTCAATAACCTTGGGCTTAGAACAGAACTACCGGCGGACTACGACCACACCGACGGAAAGTATTTCGGCAAAGTGAATAATTTGGAACAACTTGAGCTCTCATATCAAGGCACTGTCAAAGAATACGGAACATCTTCACCGGAATTTGATGCTATAACCAAGGAGTATTTAGAGAAAAAAGAATGGTTTAAGCGGCAGGCCGCACGTCAGGCGACAGCCGAGTCGGGAGCTAAAGCGGATTCCAAAAATCCCCAAAATTCGACTGGCAGTAGTGGTAACATTACTATACCAGACACGGCAAGAAATATTACGCAGACTGATCTGTCCAAAAGCACACTTTCTGCTAAGCCCTCCTATTCTCCCAATCCCAAAAAGTGGCTTAACAGCGGTGGAAAAATTCATATAGATGGAGAAACCTGGATTTATACGAATACGGACGGAATTTCTGTGAGCTATGTGAATGGGTATCCAGACTTTAAGAGTGCTGGATTAGTTGTTGATGAATTTCCTGTAGAAGAGTTTAAAGGTTATACTTCCGATCGTAAGAATTTTATCACAGAAAAGGGCGTTTATGATACTTTTAAGTATCGCCTGCATCACGTCGAAGATGGCCATACTCTTCAGCTTATAGAGAGAAAAATTCACGAACAATTTACACATAAGGGCGGAATGTCAATTAAAAAACGTGGAGGTGCAAAATGA
- a CDS encoding Gfo/Idh/MocA family protein gives MAKEKVGVIGCGMISEIYMKNISERFANMELAACADIVPAAAKKRAAQFGCRACSVETLLHDSTIGTIVNLTVPAQHAEVSRQALLAGKNVYTEKPLCVDYESGEQLLQLAEEKGLLLGTAPDCFLGAGLQTVRHLLDSGELGQVLFFEANLYQRGPEWFHSNPAFFYQAGAGPILDWGPYYAAAVIALLGPVRRVGAIGRKPYARKTVMSPASPLSGREFDVDVPTSIVSVLENRSGVIGNLNLSFDTGFRYWESKTPFMRIYCERATIDVPDLNKYSGPVLLRKGEAEFEEYPLVSALTENCRGLALSDMVHSKMTGRGYRADGAFGLHVSEILLAMQRSVEEGCFVELRSTCRRPEPLDSELIAELCENGGTQK, from the coding sequence ATGGCAAAAGAAAAAGTCGGCGTGATCGGCTGCGGCATGATCAGCGAGATATACATGAAAAACATATCCGAGCGCTTTGCCAATATGGAGCTTGCCGCATGCGCCGATATCGTCCCCGCCGCAGCGAAAAAAAGAGCGGCGCAATTCGGCTGCCGGGCCTGCTCCGTAGAGACGCTGCTGCACGACAGCACCATTGGAACCATTGTAAATTTGACCGTTCCAGCCCAACACGCCGAAGTCAGCAGGCAGGCGCTTCTCGCCGGGAAAAATGTCTACACGGAAAAGCCCCTGTGTGTGGATTACGAGTCCGGCGAGCAGCTTTTGCAGCTGGCGGAGGAAAAGGGACTGCTTTTGGGCACTGCTCCCGACTGTTTTCTCGGTGCGGGGCTGCAGACAGTGCGGCACCTGCTGGACTCGGGAGAACTCGGCCAGGTTCTCTTTTTTGAGGCAAATCTGTACCAGCGGGGCCCCGAGTGGTTTCACTCCAATCCCGCTTTCTTCTATCAGGCGGGCGCCGGCCCCATTCTGGACTGGGGGCCCTATTATGCCGCTGCCGTCATAGCGCTGTTGGGGCCGGTCAGGCGTGTGGGGGCCATCGGCAGAAAGCCGTATGCCAGAAAAACCGTCATGTCCCCTGCCAGCCCCCTTTCGGGCCGGGAGTTCGATGTGGATGTCCCCACTTCCATTGTCTCGGTTCTGGAAAACCGCTCGGGCGTCATCGGCAATTTGAATCTGTCCTTTGACACCGGCTTTCGGTACTGGGAATCCAAAACACCCTTTATGCGCATCTACTGCGAGCGCGCAACGATCGACGTGCCCGATCTCAACAAGTATAGCGGCCCCGTGCTGCTGCGAAAGGGCGAGGCGGAATTTGAGGAGTATCCCCTCGTGTCAGCTCTGACGGAAAACTGCCGGGGGCTCGCTCTGTCGGACATGGTGCACAGCAAAATGACCGGCCGGGGATATCGGGCCGACGGCGCCTTTGGACTGCATGTCTCGGAGATCCTGCTGGCCATGCAGCGCTCCGTCGAGGAGGGCTGTTTCGTGGAGCTCAGGAGCACCTGCCGGCGGCCCGAGCCGCTTGACTCCGAGCTGATCGCGGAGTTGTGTGAGAATGGGGGGACACAGAAATGA
- a CDS encoding VOC family protein encodes MEIKTISQLAYKVTDIEKSLQFYTEILGCQHMFDFYRDDGTPWMYYLRLCPYQYIELIPTAEVEKTPKTSLHHTALIVEDIGAAAQELLEKGVPIYRGPAELGNRLYSAGEILPGGCNSPSFYIADPDGNAIEIMQFVPQSRQLTFESGVSDKQRS; translated from the coding sequence ATGGAAATCAAGACCATCTCTCAGCTGGCGTACAAAGTCACAGACATTGAAAAGTCCCTGCAATTCTACACGGAGATTCTGGGCTGTCAACACATGTTTGATTTTTACCGGGACGACGGCACCCCGTGGATGTACTATCTCCGGTTGTGCCCTTATCAGTACATCGAGCTGATCCCCACAGCCGAAGTGGAAAAAACTCCGAAGACCTCCCTGCACCACACGGCTCTCATCGTCGAGGATATCGGCGCCGCGGCGCAGGAGCTGCTCGAAAAGGGCGTACCCATCTACCGGGGGCCGGCAGAACTGGGCAATCGTCTGTACTCCGCCGGGGAGATCCTCCCCGGCGGCTGCAACAGCCCGTCGTTCTACATCGCCGACCCTGACGGCAACGCCATTGAAATCATGCAGTTTGTTCCGCAGAGCAGACAGCTGACATTTGAAAGCGGCGTCTCTGACAAGCAAAGAAGTTAA
- a CDS encoding SMI1/KNR4 family protein has protein sequence MKLEKTFGKLSSAQISELENQLNISLPDDYKNFLAEINGGVIDLNTDFLIHIDDINESASVDVLFGLTPQASHTDLLSWNKTYGYDMLPDSIIIAQVLKAVSSYSSAMKRTLEYIIGIIPTISSNQTMSTTHILLLTHSRIS, from the coding sequence ATGAAACTGGAAAAAACTTTTGGAAAACTTTCAAGCGCACAGATTTCAGAACTCGAAAACCAATTGAATATCTCTCTCCCCGACGATTATAAGAATTTTCTCGCGGAGATCAACGGCGGCGTAATAGATTTGAATACGGATTTTCTTATTCATATTGATGATATCAACGAAAGTGCCAGCGTCGACGTTCTTTTTGGGCTTACGCCCCAAGCCAGCCATACCGATTTGTTGTCCTGGAACAAGACATATGGGTATGACATGTTGCCGGACAGCATCATCATTGCACAAGTCTTGAAAGCGGTTTCATCGTACTCATCTGCAATGAAGAGGACGCTGGAGTATATTATTGGGATCATACCTACCATTTCAAGCAATCAGACGATGAGTACAACACATATTTTATTGCTGACACATTCACGGATTTCGTAA
- a CDS encoding cell division protein ZapA: protein MKNRVTIKIMDTSFSLLTEESEEYVDRLAKAVDKEIRRTLEGNEKISVNMAAMLSALNFCDECTKATDAADNLRSQLKVYLEDIAKLKSANDDSRREIAKLYSEIQSLKLQLARNGNA from the coding sequence ATGAAAAACCGCGTCACAATCAAGATCATGGACACCTCTTTCTCTCTTCTCACCGAGGAGAGCGAGGAATACGTCGACCGCCTCGCCAAGGCCGTCGACAAGGAGATCCGCCGCACGCTCGAGGGCAATGAGAAGATCTCGGTCAACATGGCCGCCATGCTCAGCGCCCTGAACTTCTGCGACGAGTGCACCAAGGCGACCGACGCGGCGGACAATCTGCGCTCGCAGCTCAAGGTGTACCTCGAGGACATCGCGAAGCTCAAGAGCGCCAACGACGACAGCCGCCGCGAAATCGCCAAGCTCTACAGCGAGATTCAGAGCCTCAAGCTCCAGCTCGCGAGAAACGGCAACGCGTAG
- a CDS encoding SMI1/KNR4 family protein yields the protein MKLEKTFGKLSSAQISELENQLNISLPDDYKSFLAETNGGGIDLDTDFLIHIDDINESASVDVFFGFTPQTDYTDLLYWNKTYGGDMVEDSIIIGSSLESGFIVLICNEEDAGVYYWDHTYHFKQSDDEYNTYFIADTFTDFVKQCP from the coding sequence ATGAAACTGGAAAAAACTTTTGGAAAACTTTCAAGCGCACAGATTTCAGAACTCGAAAACCAATTGAATATCTCTCTTCCTGACGATTATAAGAGCTTCCTCGCGGAGACAAACGGCGGCGGGATAGACTTGGATACAGATTTCCTCATTCATATTGATGATATTAACGAGAGCGCAAGTGTTGATGTTTTTTTTGGGTTTACTCCCCAAACCGACTATACCGATTTGTTGTATTGGAACAAAACGTATGGGGGCGACATGGTAGAGGACAGTATCATCATCGGCTCGAGTCTTGAAAGTGGTTTCATTGTACTCATCTGCAATGAAGAGGACGCCGGAGTATATTATTGGGATCATACCTACCATTTCAAGCAATCAGACGATGAGTACAACACATATTTTATTGCTGACACATTCACGGATTTCGTAAAACAGTGTCCTTGA
- the dut gene encoding dUTP diphosphatase: MKPLTLKIKKLAGEAGEPATPFYATGGSAGLDLSAALAAPVTLAPLGRAVIPTGIAIGLPSADYVGLVYARSGLAVKHGVTTSNGVGVIDSDYRGEIKVGLVNLSDTPYTIAPGERIAQLVVAPVARCELEVVDDLDETARGAGGFGSTGR, translated from the coding sequence ATGAAACCACTCACCCTGAAAATCAAAAAGCTCGCCGGTGAAGCCGGCGAGCCTGCGACCCCGTTTTACGCGACCGGCGGCAGCGCGGGGCTCGACCTCTCGGCCGCCCTCGCGGCCCCCGTCACCCTCGCCCCGCTCGGGCGCGCAGTGATCCCGACCGGCATCGCCATCGGCCTGCCCTCGGCGGACTATGTGGGGTTGGTCTACGCGCGCAGCGGCCTTGCAGTCAAGCACGGCGTGACCACCTCGAACGGCGTCGGCGTCATCGACAGCGACTACCGCGGCGAGATCAAAGTCGGGCTTGTCAATCTCTCGGACACGCCCTACACCATTGCCCCGGGCGAGCGCATCGCCCAGCTCGTTGTGGCTCCGGTCGCGCGCTGCGAGCTCGAGGTGGTCGACGATCTCGACGAGACCGCGCGCGGCGCGGGCGGCTTCGGCTCGACCGGCCGCTGA